The sequence below is a genomic window from Labilithrix sp..
CTGGAACGCGTGCTCGTAGCCCTCCGGCGTGCGCGGCAGCGTGAGGCCGGGGATCCCGGCGAGGAGCTCGTTGAACCGCTTCGCGCGCGCCTGCCGCGCGGAGAGGATCCACGGGAGCTTCTTCATCTGCTCGACGCCGATCGCGGCCTGGATGTCGGTCATCCGGTAGTTGAAGCCGAGCTCGTCGAACTCCGGCAGCGCGAAGCTGGCGCCGCCCTTCTCGTGGCGCGCGAGGTCCGACATCGACGCGCCGTGCGAGCGCAGCACCTCGAGCCGCGTCGCGATCGCCTCGTCGTCGGTCGTGATCATCCCGCCCTCGCCCGACGTGATCGCCTTGCGGGGGTGGAAGCTGAAGCAGCCGACCTTCCCGAAGCCGCCGACGTGCTTGCCGTGGTAGCGCGTGCCCGTCGCGCAGGCCCCGTCTTCGATGACGGGGATGTCGTGGCGCTTGGCGATCGCCAGGATCGCGTCCATGTCCGCCGCGAGGCCGAACTCGTGGACCGGCATGATCGCCTTCGTCTTCGGCGTGATCTTCGCCTCGATCTTCGACACGTCGACGTCGAACGTGGAGAGATCGATGTCGACGAAGACCGGGGTCGCGCCGCAGTAGACGACGGCGTTCGCGGACGCGACGTACGTGAAGGCGGGGACGATGACCTCGTCGCCCGGCCCGACGCCGAGCGTGAGGAGGCCGAGGTGGAGCGCGGTCGTGCACGACGTCGTCGCCCTCGCGAAGCGCGTGCCGGCGTACGCCGCGAACAGCTCCTCGAACTCGCGGACCTTCGGCCCCTGGACGACCCACCCGCCGAGGAGGCGCTCCGCGACGGCCTTGATCTCCTCTTCGCCGAGGACGGTCTTCGTGACGGGGATGTTCATGCTCACGACGGCGTCCGCGAGAGCTCCGCCGCGCGCCACTCGATCAGGTTCTTCAGCCCTTCGCGGAGCGGCACCGTCGCCTCGAAGCCGAGGGCCTCCTTGCTGCGCGTGGGATCGCCGAGGCGATCGGTGACGAACTGCTGCGCGGCGGGGCGATACTCGACCTCGGTCTTCGAGCCGGTGAGCTCGCGCAGGAGCTCGACGAGCTCGCGGATCGACGTCTTCTTCCCGGTGCAGATGTTGATCGCCTCGTCGGTCGCCTTGCTCTGCATCGCGAGCAGGTTCGCGCGCGCGACGTCGCCGACGTAGATGAAGTCGTAGGCCTGGCTCCCGTCGCCGTAGACGACGGGGCGCTCGCCGGCGTCGATCTTGTCGAGCACCTTCATGATGACGCTGACGTACGCGCCGCTGTAGTCCTGCCGCGGTCCGTAGATGTTGAAGTACCGCAGCGCGACGTAGTTGAGCCCGTGCTGCTCGGCGTAGGAGCGGAGCAGCTGCTCGCCGGCGATCTTCGTCGCGCCGTAGAACGTGCGGTTGTTGAGCGGGTGGTCCTCGCCCATCATCGTCGAGAGCGCGTTGCCGTAGACGGAGGCGGACGACGAGAAGACGAGGCGCGGCACCTTCGCGAGCTGGCACGCGTCCATCACGTTGAACATGCCGACGACGTTGGTCTGGAGGCCGGCGCGCGGATCGTCGACGCACTGGAGGAGCCAGCTCGCGGCGAGGTGATAGACGCCCTCCGCGCCGTCGATGACCTTCACGACCGCGTCGCGATCGAGGATGTCGCCTTCGACGATCTTCACGCGGCCGCTCTTCTCCGCCGCGGCGAGGTTCTGGCGCGTGCCGCGCGTGAAGTTGTCGAAGACGACGACCTCCTTCGCGCCGCCCTCGATCATC
It includes:
- a CDS encoding NAD-dependent epimerase/dehydratase family protein; protein product: MKLDLGKQVLIGGAGFVGSHLVEQMIEGGAKEVVVFDNFTRGTRQNLAAAEKSGRVKIVEGDILDRDAVVKVIDGAEGVYHLAASWLLQCVDDPRAGLQTNVVGMFNVMDACQLAKVPRLVFSSSASVYGNALSTMMGEDHPLNNRTFYGATKIAGEQLLRSYAEQHGLNYVALRYFNIYGPRQDYSGAYVSVIMKVLDKIDAGERPVVYGDGSQAYDFIYVGDVARANLLAMQSKATDEAINICTGKKTSIRELVELLRELTGSKTEVEYRPAAQQFVTDRLGDPTRSKEALGFEATVPLREGLKNLIEWRAAELSRTPS
- a CDS encoding DegT/DnrJ/EryC1/StrS family aminotransferase, which gives rise to MNIPVTKTVLGEEEIKAVAERLLGGWVVQGPKVREFEELFAAYAGTRFARATTSCTTALHLGLLTLGVGPGDEVIVPAFTYVASANAVVYCGATPVFVDIDLSTFDVDVSKIEAKITPKTKAIMPVHEFGLAADMDAILAIAKRHDIPVIEDGACATGTRYHGKHVGGFGKVGCFSFHPRKAITSGEGGMITTDDEAIATRLEVLRSHGASMSDLARHEKGGASFALPEFDELGFNYRMTDIQAAIGVEQMKKLPWILSARQARAKRFNELLAGIPGLTLPRTPEGYEHAFQSYVAIVEKSHEDRDRIALALQAKGIATRQGTHAVHALGYYRAKYGTKIEDCPMAWKADRQSMTLPLYATMTDEEQDYVVRCVRETMAS